In Acidobacteriota bacterium, the genomic window GTGCCGGGGTGGTGGTGCTCAAGCGTCTGGAGGACGCTCTGGCGGACGGCGACACGGTGCACGCGGTGATCCGCGGCTTCGCCACCAACAACGACGGCTCCTTGAAGCTCGACTACACCGCGCCCAGCGTCGACGGTCAGGCGGAGGTGGTGGGCACGGCCCTGGCCCTGGCGGGGCTGGAGCCGGAGGACGTGAGCTATATCGAGACCCACGGCACCGGCACGCCGCTGGGGGATCCCATCGAGATTGCCGCCCTCAAGCAGGCCTTCGAGGGTGCTCCGGTGGGTAGCTGCGCCATCGGCTCGGTGAAGCCCAATATCGGTCACCTCGACGCCGCCGCCGGCGTCGCCAGCCTGATCAAGACCGTGCTGGCCTTGGAGCACGGCGAGCTGCCGCCGAGCCTGCACTATGAGCAGCCCAACCCTCGCCTCGGCCTCGAGGGCAGTCCCTTCGCCGTCAACGATCGGCTGCGGCCCTGGGAGGCCCCGGGGGCCCGCCGCGCCGGCATCAGCTCCTTCGGCGTCGGCGGCACCAACGCCCACGTGGTGGTGGAGGAGGCACCGGCGGCGGAAGCCTCGCTGCCGCCCCGGCGCCGCTGGCAGCTGCTGACCCTTTCGGCGAAGGACGAAGGCGCCCTGGACGAGGGGGCGCAGCGTCTGGCAGCTCATCTGGAGCAGGCTTCCTCCAAGGGGGACCAGGACGGCGCCCTCCTGGCGGACGCCGCCTTCACCCTCCACGCCGGCCGCCGGCCCTTTCCCCAGCGGCGCCTGGCGGTGGTGGAGAACCTCGAGGACGGGGCGGCGGTGCTGCGGGGGGAGGAGCCCCGGCGGCTCTTCTCCGGCACCGCTCCCGCCGCGGCGGAGCGCTGCGTGGCCTTTCTCTTCCCCGGCATTGGCGATCAATACGTCGGCATGGGCCGCGGGCTCTACCAGAGCGAGGAAGTCTTCCGCGCCGAGGTGGACTCCTGCGCCGAGGAGCTGGAGCCGCTCCTCGGTCTCGATCTGCGGCAGGTGCTCTTCGCCGACGATGCCGGCGAGACGGATGCTTCCAGCCGGCTCGATTTCCGGGCCATGGTGCGGGGCCGCGGCGAGGCGGACGAGTCGGAGGCGGCGCAGAAGCTCGCCCGCACCGAGCTCCTGCACCCGGTGCTCTTCGTGGTGGAGCTGGCGCTGGCGCGGCTGTGGCAGAGCTGGGGCGTCGAGCCCTCGGCGCTCCTCGGCTACAGCATCGGCGAGTATGCCGCCGCCTGCGTGGCGGGGGTCTTTTCCCGTTCCGACGCTCTCCGGCTGGTGGCTCGCCGGGCGGCCATCGTCCAGGCTCTGCCCGCCGGCGCCATGCTGGCGGTGACCCTGCCGGAAGAGCAGGTGCGCCAGCGCCTCGGCGCGACCCCGGAAGGCCGCGAGCTCTCGGTGGCGGCGGTCAACGGACCGGCCTTCACCGTGGTCGCCGGGCCCGAGGAGGCGGTGCAGAGCTTCCAGCAGGCTCTGGAGCAGGAGGAAATCTCCTGCCGCCGGCTGGCGGCCCAACACGCCTTCCACTCCACCATGATGGAGGCGGCCCTCGACGATTTCCGGGGAGTGCTGGCGGATCTCCACCTCCAGCCGCCCCAGGTGCCCCTGCTGTCCAACGTCTCCGGCACCTGGATGACCGACGAAGAAGCCACGGATCCGGAATATTGGGCTCAGCATCTCTGCCGCACCGTGCGCTTCGGTGACGGCGTCGAGGAGCTGTGGCAGGACCCGCGGCGCGTGCTGCTGGAGGTGGGACCGGGCCGCTCCCTGGGAAGCATCGCGCTACAAAATCTGAGGGAGGACAGCGAGGCCTCCGGCGTCGCCCTGGCCTCCTTGGGGCATCACTACGACGACCAGGACGACCAAGCCTTCCTGCTCACCGCCCTCGGCCGCCTGTGGCTCGCCGGGGCGGCGGTGGATTGGGAGCAATTCCATCTCGACGAAGGGCGCCGCCGGGTGCCCCTGCCCACCTACGCCTTTCAGCGCCGTCGCCATTGGGTGGAGGCCCGCCCTCTGGAGACCTCTTCCCGGGCCGCCGCCAGCGCCGGCATCGAGGAGCGCTTGGTCAAGCGCAGTGACCCGGGCCAGTGGCTCTATCGGCCCGGCTGGCGCCGAGGAGAGACGGTGGTCCCTGGATCCACGGCCGAGCTGCCCGCGCTGGAGGGCCGGACCCTGGTCTTCCTGCCCGCCGAGAGCCCTTCCGCCCGGGCCCTCGCTGCTGCAATGGATGATCCAGGAGGCAGCGAGGGCTGGCTTCGGGTGCAGGCTGGCGAGGAGTACGAGTCGCTGGGGGACGGAGGCTACTGCCTGCGCCCCGACGCCGCCGAGGATTGGGAACAGCTCTTCCAACAGCTGCGGGCCGGCGACGGCCTCCCAGCACTGCTGCTGCACCTGGGCTGCGTCGCCGCGGAGGATCGCGGGGGTGCCCAGGAGGAGAGCCTTGGCTTCTACAGTCTCCTGGCCCTGGCTCAGGCCTGGGGCAACGCCGGCGGCGAGGCCCAGCTCGCCGTGACGGTGGTTGCCACCAACCTCTTCGACGTCACCGGAGACGAGATCCTGATTCCGCGGCGGGCCACGGTCCTCGGCACCTGCCGGGGGATTCCCCAGGAATACCCGCAGCTCTCCGTAGGGCTGGTGGATCTGCCGGCGCCTCCGCACACCGGGGGCGACGCCGAGCTCGCGGCCTGGAGCGAGCGGTGGGGCGGCCCGCTCCTCTCGGAATCCGCTAGTACCTCCGGTGCTCGGAGCCCGGCGGTGACGGCGCTCCGGGGCCGCCATCGGTGGCTGGAGGATTTCATGCCCGTGGAGGCCCCGATTTCGGACGACGAGGCTCCGGACGACTCGGCTGCCAAGAAGGATGGGGGCGAAGAGGGGAGCAGGCTCCGCCGCGGCGGCGTCTACCTCCTGGTCGGCGGTCTGGGGGGCATCGGCCTGTCCTTGGCGGAGCATCTAGCGCGCCGCTGGCAGGCCCGGTTGGTCCTGGTGGGACGGAGCGACGGGCCGTCGGAAGAGGTCTCTCGACGCCTCCGAGACTTCGAGGCCGCCGGCGCCGAGGTGCTGGTGCTCTCCGGCGACGTCACCGACGAGGCCTCCATGGAGGAGGTTCGGGAGAAGGTCAGGGAGCGCTTCGGCACGATCCACGGCGTCGTCCATGCCGCCGGCCATCCCCCAGGCGGGCTGATTCAGCTCAAGGACCGGCAGGAAGCGGCGGCGGTGCTGGCTCCCAAGGTCGACGGTTCCGAGATTCTGGCCCGCACCTTCGCTGGCGGCGACCTGGATTTCCTCCTGCTCTGTTCGTCCCTCACCGCCCTCACCGGCGCTCTGGGCCTGGTGGACCACTGCGCCGCCAACGCCTACCTGGACGCCTTCGCCCACTCCCGCCGGGCCGCCGGCGAGCCGGTGATCTCGGTCAATTGGGACACCTGGCTGGAGGTAGGACAGGCGGCGGAGGCGGGAGTGGGGGAGCGGCTCAGCGCTCTGCTGCCGACGGGCTCCGCGGCTGGCTCTTCGGGCGCGGGCGCCTCCAACCAGCCGCCGGAGGAGGCCTCCGACGCCGAATCCATCCACCCCCTCTTGGGCCATCCCGCCGGCAGCGGCGAGAATGTGCGGATCTACCTGCACGACCTGCCGGCGGATCATTGGATCCTCCTCGAGCATCGTTTGGGGGATCAGGGTCTGGTCCCGGGAACCGCCTATCTCGAAATGGCCCGGGCAGCCCTCAGCCGCGAGGCCGGGGATGGGGTTCTGGTGCTCCACGACGTCGGCTTCGCCGCTCCCTGCCGGGTTCCCCGGGGAGACCGCCGGCGGCTGCGCACCACCCTCGAGCGGCCAGCGGCTTCGGAGGCGTTGGGAGGTTCGCCGGGGGAGTGGTCCTTCCGCATCGAGAGCAGTGCCGATGGCGAAGGCTGGGAGCTCCACGCCAGCGGTCGCGGCGGTTTTCAGCCGGCAGCTCCGAAGGGGGGCCCGGCGGCGGTGACGCATCTGGAGGAAGCCCGCCAGCTACGGCCCCACACCCTCGACCCGGCGGCGGATCGAGCCATGGCCCAGGTGCACTTCGGTCCCCGCTGGCGGGAGGCCCTCCAAGAGCTCCGCACCGGGGAGGATCGCGGTTGGGCCCGCTTGGAGCTGTCCGAGGACTATCACCGTGAGGCGCGCACCTTCGGCCTGCACCCGGCGCTGGCGGACAGCGCCACCGGTCTCGCCCGGGTGCTCACCGACGGGGCCTTTCTGCCCTTGGGCTATGGCACCGTGTGGATCCAGCGGCCCCTGGGGACGGAAGTGGAGAGTCTGTACCAGCTCACCGGCGGTGAGGACGGCGACACCCTCTCCGCCGAGGTGCAGGTCTTCGACGGTGCCGGCCGCGAGGTTTTGCGCATCGAGGACTACCGCCTGCGCCGGCTGAGCCCGGAAGAGATGGCAAGTCTTGCCGCAGTGGCCGATTCGCAGGCGAATGCCGGAGCTGCGGAGGCCGGGGCTGCCGAGACCGGGGCCCCGAGCTCGGTTTCCTCTTCGGCAGGATCCTCGCCGCCGAGTCAAGCCGCGGCGTCCATGGGGATCTTGCCGGCGGAGGGGGCTCGCGTCTTCGAAGCCCTCCTCGATGCCGCCCGTGACGAGCCTCAGGTGGCGATCTCGGTGCGGGATCTGGATGCCGTGCGCGAACAGGCCGCCGGTCTCACCGGCAGCGGTGTCCACGAGCATCTCAAGGCTCTCGGCGCCGGCTCTGCGGCGGGCACGGGAGGTGGGGTAGCCATCGATCCCGGCCGCCGCCGCTCCCAGGCTCCCTACGAGGCGCCGCGCAACGATCTGGAGCAGGAGCTCCTCGACCTCTTCACCGAGATGTTGGGTGGCGACCAGCTGGGCATCCACGACAACTTCTTCGACCTCGGCGGCAACTCCCTGGTGGCTACACAGCTGATCTCCCGCCTACGCGAGGAGCTCGACGTAGAGATTCCCCTGCGCACCCTCTTCGAAGCTCCCACCGTCGCCGAGCTCTCGGTAGCGGTGGTGGCCAAGCAGGCGGAGGATGTGGACAGCGACGACCTCGCCGAAGCCCTCGCCGAGCTGCGCAACCTCAGCCCCGAGGAGCGGGCGGCGCTGCTGGCGGAGGAGGAGTGAGGGGGAGCGCTCTCCCACCGGCCGTGGAGGGCGTAGAAGGCCTCCGACCCAGGGTGCGAGGCGTTAGTGATCTGTGGCAGAATTGCTTCAACGTAGTGTATAATGATAAGTAAGTAAGCGGAGATCAGGGTCTATAGGAATACAAG contains:
- a CDS encoding SDR family NAD(P)-dependent oxidoreductase; translated protein: MSDRSEHDMDDPLTHSSEDDSFAEDSFEEGAYDDEGLGSLAVVGYGLRFPGAADPRQYWHNLREGVDSISHFSEEELLAAGVPAEELAQSNYVRARGAVDGADLFDAPFFDFTDREAETLDPQHRIFLEVCWEALEHAGYDPKAYPGAAGIFAGSNLTSYLIHNLVPDRELVQKVGPLQIRIRNDKDFLSTLVAYKLDFKGPAVNVQTACSTSLVATSLACQSLLGYQCDLALAGGISITSPPRSGYLYQEGVYALDGVCRAFDAEARGTVLGDGAGVVVLKRLEDALADGDTVHAVIRGFATNNDGSLKLDYTAPSVDGQAEVVGTALALAGLEPEDVSYIETHGTGTPLGDPIEIAALKQAFEGAPVGSCAIGSVKPNIGHLDAAAGVASLIKTVLALEHGELPPSLHYEQPNPRLGLEGSPFAVNDRLRPWEAPGARRAGISSFGVGGTNAHVVVEEAPAAEASLPPRRRWQLLTLSAKDEGALDEGAQRLAAHLEQASSKGDQDGALLADAAFTLHAGRRPFPQRRLAVVENLEDGAAVLRGEEPRRLFSGTAPAAAERCVAFLFPGIGDQYVGMGRGLYQSEEVFRAEVDSCAEELEPLLGLDLRQVLFADDAGETDASSRLDFRAMVRGRGEADESEAAQKLARTELLHPVLFVVELALARLWQSWGVEPSALLGYSIGEYAAACVAGVFSRSDALRLVARRAAIVQALPAGAMLAVTLPEEQVRQRLGATPEGRELSVAAVNGPAFTVVAGPEEAVQSFQQALEQEEISCRRLAAQHAFHSTMMEAALDDFRGVLADLHLQPPQVPLLSNVSGTWMTDEEATDPEYWAQHLCRTVRFGDGVEELWQDPRRVLLEVGPGRSLGSIALQNLREDSEASGVALASLGHHYDDQDDQAFLLTALGRLWLAGAAVDWEQFHLDEGRRRVPLPTYAFQRRRHWVEARPLETSSRAAASAGIEERLVKRSDPGQWLYRPGWRRGETVVPGSTAELPALEGRTLVFLPAESPSARALAAAMDDPGGSEGWLRVQAGEEYESLGDGGYCLRPDAAEDWEQLFQQLRAGDGLPALLLHLGCVAAEDRGGAQEESLGFYSLLALAQAWGNAGGEAQLAVTVVATNLFDVTGDEILIPRRATVLGTCRGIPQEYPQLSVGLVDLPAPPHTGGDAELAAWSERWGGPLLSESASTSGARSPAVTALRGRHRWLEDFMPVEAPISDDEAPDDSAAKKDGGEEGSRLRRGGVYLLVGGLGGIGLSLAEHLARRWQARLVLVGRSDGPSEEVSRRLRDFEAAGAEVLVLSGDVTDEASMEEVREKVRERFGTIHGVVHAAGHPPGGLIQLKDRQEAAAVLAPKVDGSEILARTFAGGDLDFLLLCSSLTALTGALGLVDHCAANAYLDAFAHSRRAAGEPVISVNWDTWLEVGQAAEAGVGERLSALLPTGSAAGSSGAGASNQPPEEASDAESIHPLLGHPAGSGENVRIYLHDLPADHWILLEHRLGDQGLVPGTAYLEMARAALSREAGDGVLVLHDVGFAAPCRVPRGDRRRLRTTLERPAASEALGGSPGEWSFRIESSADGEGWELHASGRGGFQPAAPKGGPAAVTHLEEARQLRPHTLDPAADRAMAQVHFGPRWREALQELRTGEDRGWARLELSEDYHREARTFGLHPALADSATGLARVLTDGAFLPLGYGTVWIQRPLGTEVESLYQLTGGEDGDTLSAEVQVFDGAGREVLRIEDYRLRRLSPEEMASLAAVADSQANAGAAEAGAAETGAPSSVSSSAGSSPPSQAAASMGILPAEGARVFEALLDAARDEPQVAISVRDLDAVREQAAGLTGSGVHEHLKALGAGSAAGTGGGVAIDPGRRRSQAPYEAPRNDLEQELLDLFTEMLGGDQLGIHDNFFDLGGNSLVATQLISRLREELDVEIPLRTLFEAPTVAELSVAVVAKQAEDVDSDDLAEALAELRNLSPEERAALLAEEE